A single genomic interval of Musa acuminata AAA Group cultivar baxijiao chromosome BXJ3-4, Cavendish_Baxijiao_AAA, whole genome shotgun sequence harbors:
- the LOC135636584 gene encoding protein transport protein SEC16B homolog isoform X1, with amino-acid sequence MASPPPFSLADQTDEDFFDNLVNNDDLVFAGSVSEQATTEMGFSNMSIDDVGLALEDSRLGVSGLAATDGNRQENGVMQCPGSPKPRSLVVESSAIPISSDSFTSRVEVENFDSKDERQLEIPISAPLPARDNVVASGGSTETSSEFGSPGSSLGKNTGSKETAVKEVQWSAFRVDPPQFDSDGFGSYTDFSTENVGECGNKLEAEVDQKCSSADNSAADACSYFESIEQQDAQCYSLPSEQTPDVNEAQYWESLYPGWKFDVSTGQWYQINDYDAATTAEPENSNAMNEQQHDQDKVLAAGNGIIMDQCSEVSYYQQSANSVVAETAEDSSTGYVSNWNQDSYGSTEYPPNVVLDPQYPGWYYDTNIQQWHTLQSYTPAVLATTGTIHGHYSQVMGIHWDGSRSKSVEENMQQPEPVDEGIPDFNDNRQKINLYNTMGHAANCMDVQVGTRDLEPLSNYDFGSSNGATRLQNFLPTKNMDRVNQPKVDQSFQAYLSHGHQGNQMATYHSQRSMSYESPPCSSFSYALNEGRSSAGRPPHPLVAFGFGGKLILMKDASCCGSNLDYGRKDSIGGSISILGLMDILMKKTDDSTTITTKCSYFHALCQQSFPGPLIGGNASAKDVNKWIDDKIAHSLVDATEGELHRLLLSLLKILCQHYGKLRSPFSSDPSVEDTDGPASAITNLFASVSKNGTSSVQYGSITDCMQYLPTEGDIQGAAIAVQNLLVFGRRKEALQCAQAGQLWGLALILAAQLGEKFYVETVKQMANHQFISGSPLRTLYLLIAGQPADVFSFKNSSDSSFPTSDNAPEQSMKVLSNGMLDDWEKHLAIITANRTKDDELVILHLGDCLWREKGKISAAHVCYLVAEANFESYSDSARMCLLGADHWKHPRTYASPDAIQRTELYEYSKVLGNSQFILLPFQPYKLVYAYMLAEVGKVSDSLRYCQASLKLLKSSSRTPVIEMWRSLFSSLEDRLRMHLQAGYSTNLDPAKLVGKLFTSIDRSIHRMIGTTPMPQSGTNGKEYNSVAPKVANSQSTMAMSSLIPSSSQENLNDWAINSRTMHSRSASEPDFGKALKQDKSVDSISPDSESKASSRLGRFGSQIFQRTVGWVSRSRSECQAKLGERNKFFYDEKLKRWVEEGVEPQPEEAYLPPPPTTVAHQNGISVNDTNSAFKSPTHNANGILETSYPSPLQHASGIPPISPGPNQFSARNRMGVRSRYVDTFNKDGGVFTNSFRSPSTPSVKPAVGATFFAPGTPATCDVTAGESTLGALLLSESSTTVDKEASFLSSSPPPIPLTVQHSPGMDTNTFSKKDAAAVLQNNKGSFSNGSPAPSWTGKYNTIFMPTMAGVNSSEDGSNVPSSFVHDDCRSNSSLQLNWVKMGDDLHQVEL; translated from the exons ATGGCCTCTCCTCCTCCGTTCTCGTTGGCGGATCAAACCGATGAGGACTTCTTCGACAACCTCGtcaataatgatgatttggttttTGCTGGATCTGTTTCCGAACAGGCAACCACCGAAATGGGCTTTTCTAATATGAGCATCGATGATGTCGGTCTTGCATTGGAGGACTCGAGGCTGGGGGTTTCTGGATTGGCAGCGACAGATGGAAACCGTCAAGAAAATGGGGTCATGCAGTGTCCCGGATCTCCCAAACCCAGATCCTTGGTGGTGGAAAGCAGTGCAATTCCCATATCAAGTGATTCATTTACCTCTAGGGTGGAAGTTGAGAACTTTGATTCCAAGGACGAGCGACAACTGGAGATTCCCATATCGGCACCATTACCAGCTCGTGACAATGTGGTCGCATCTGGAGGTTCGACGGAGACCAGTTCGGAGTTCGGATCTCCAGGTTCGTCGCTGGGGAAGAATACTGGATCAAAGGAGACGGCTGTAAAGGAGGTGCAATGGAGTGCGTTCAGAGTTGATCCGCCGCAGTTTGATTCAGATGGATTTGGATCCTACACAGACTTCTCGACGGAGAATGTGGGTGAGTGCGGCAACAAGCTCGAAGCTGAAGTTGACCAAAAGTGTAGTTCTGCAGACAATTCAGCCGCTGATGCATGCTCATACTTCGAGTCCATTGAACAACAAGATGCTCAATGTTATAGCTTGCCGAGTGAACAAACTCCAGATGTGAATGAAGCTCAATACTGGGAGAGTCTCTATCCAGGTTGGAAGTTCGATGTTAGCACCGGTCAGTGGTATCAAATTAATGATTATGATGCAGCAACAACCGCTGAACCAGAAAACAGCAATGCAATGAATGAACAACAACATGATCAAGACAAAGTTTTGGCGGCTGGTAATGGAATTATTATGGACCAGTGTTCAGAGGTTTCTTACTATCAACAGTCTGCTAACTCGGTGGTGGCAGAAACAGCTGAGGATAGCTCCACTGGTTATGTTTCCAACTGGAATCAGGACTCTTATGGTAGCACTGAATATCCACCTAATGTGGTGTTAGATCCTCAATATCCTGGATGGTACTATGACACTAACATCCAGCAGTGGCACACACTTCAATCTTACACTCCGGCCGTTCTGGCAACAACTGGTACTATACATGGCCACTACAGCCAGGTTATGGGAATTCACTGGGATGGCTCTAGGAGTAAGTCTGTTGAAGAAAACATGCAACAACCTGAACCAGTGGATGAGGGCATCCCTGATTTCAATGACAATCGGCAGAAAATAAACTTATATAACACAATGGGTCATGCAGCAAACTGTATGGATGTCCAAGTAGGTACTAGGGACCTGGAACCACTGTCAAATTATGATTTCGGCAGTAGTAATGGTGCAACAAGGCTCCAGAACTTTCTGCCTACAAAGAATATGGACCGTGTTAATCAGCCAAAAGTTGACCAAAGCTTCCAGGCATACTTATCTCATGGGCATCAAGGCAATCAAATGGCAACCTACCATTCTCAGCGATCAATGAGCTATGAAAGTCCACCATGTTCTAGTTTTTCTTATGCTCTAAATGAAGGCAGATCCTCAGCTGGGCGTCCTCCGCATCCTTTGGTTGCTTTTGGTTTTGGTGGTAAACTCATTCTCATGAAAGATGCAAGCTGTTGTGGCTCAAACTTGGATTATGGAAGGAAG GATTCCATCGGGGGTTCAATCTCCATTCTGGGTTTAAtggatattttgatgaagaaaactGATGATTCAACCACCATAACTACTAAATGTAGTTATTTCCATGCATTGTGCCAGCAATCTTTTCCTGGTCCACTTATAGGTGGCAATGCCTCAGCAAAGGATGTGAACAAATGGATAGATGACAAAATAGCACATTCCTTGGTAGATGCTACTGAAGGAGAACTGCATAGGTTgcttctttcattgctgaaaataTTATGTCAACATTATGGGAAACTTCGATCTCCTTTCAGTTCTGACCCATCAGTTGAG GACACCGATGGTCCAGCATCTGCCATTACTAATCTTTTTGCATCTGTTAGCAAGAATGGTACTTCTTCGGTGCAGTATGGCTCTATCACAGACTGCATGCAGTACCTGCCTACTGAAGGTGATATACag GGAGCTGCCATTGCAGTGCAGAATCTTCTTGTTTTTGGTAGAAGGAAGGAGGCTCTTCAATGTGCACAAGCAGGCCAGTTGTGGGGACTTGCTCTTATTCTTGCAGCACAGCTTGGCGAGAAg TTTTATGTTGAAACTGTCAAGCAAATGGCTAATCATCAGTTCATATCTGGATCACCTTTGAGGACATTATACTTGCTTATTGCTGGACAACCTGCAGATGTATTTTCTTTCAAGAACTCCTCAGATAGTAGTTTTCCCACTTCTGATAATGCACCAGAACAGTCTATGAAG GTCCTTTCCAATGGAATGCTTGATGACTGGGAAAAACATCTAGCTATTATTACCGCAAATAGAACAAAAGATGATGAATTGGTAATACTTCATCTTGGAGATTGTTTGTGGAGGGAAAAAGGAAAG ATATCTGCTGCACACGTCTGCTACTTGGTTGCCGAGGCTAACTTTGAGTCATACTCTGACAGTGCAAGAATGTGCCTTCTTGGTGCAGATCACTGGAAGCATCCTCGCACATATGCCAGTCCTGATGCTATCCAG AGGACAGagttatatgaatattcaaaggtgcTTGGGAATTCCCAGTTCATCTTGTTACCATTTCAACCATATAAGCTTGTATATGCTTACATGCTTGCAGAAGTTGGGAAAGTTTCTGATTCCTTGAG GTATTGCCAGGCATCCTTGAAGCTGCTGAAAAGTTCTAGTCGCACACCTGTTATTGAGATGTGGAGATCGCTATTTTCATCTCTAGAGGATCGCTTGCGAATGCATCTGCAG GCTGGGTATAGCACAAATTTGGACCCTGCAAAACTTGTTGGTAAATTATTTACGTCAATTGATAGATCCATCCACCGCATGATTGGTACCACGCCAATGCCTCAGAGTGGCACAAATGGCAAAGAATATAATTCTGTTGCCCCAAAAGTAGCTAACAGCCAATCCACAATGGCCATGTCATCCTTAATTCCGTCAAGTTCCCAAGAAAACTTGAATGATTGGGCAATAAATAGCAGGACTATGCACAGCAGAAGTGCATCAGAGCCAGATTTTGGCAAAGCCTTAAAGCAG GACAAATCTGTGGATTCAATCTCACCTGACTCAGAGAGCAAAGCTTCATCACGTCTAGGCCGTTTTGGTTCTCAGATTTTTCAGAGGACCGTAGGGTGGGTCTCGAGATCTCGTTCAGAATGCCAG GCAAAATTGGGTGAAAGaaacaaatttttttatgatgaaaaactCAAGAGATGGGTGGAAGAGGGTGTTGAACCTCAACCTGAAGAAGCTTATTTACCTCCTCCTCCAACCACAGTTGCCCACCAAAATGGGATTTCTGTCAATGACACCAATAGTGCCTTTAAGAGCCCAACTCACAATGCTAATGGAATACTGGAAACCAGTTATCCTAGTCCATTACAACATGCTTCAGGGATCCCACCCATATCGCCTGGCCCAAACCAATTCTCAGCCCGCAACAGAATGGGTGTAAGATCTAG ATATGTCGACACATTCAACAAGGATGGAGGGGTCTTCACAAATTCATTCCGGTCACCCTCTACTCCATCTGTTAAGCCAGCAGTTGGTGCCACATTTTTTGCTCCTGGCACGCCTGCAACTTGTGATGTTACAGCAGGAGAAAGCACTTTAGGAGCTTTGTTGCTTTCTGAATCTTCTACTACAGTAGATAAGGAAgcatcatttttatcatcatcgCCACCACCGATACCTTTAACTGTGCAACATTCTCCTGGCATGGATACTAACACCTTCTCTAAAAAGGATGCAGCAGCAGTGCTGCAAAATAACAAGGGCTCATTCTCTAATGGTTCACCGGCACCATCATGGACTGGAAAGTACAACACCATTTTCATGCCTACGATGGCTGGAGTGAACTCCTCTGAAGATGGATCAAATGTGCCATCATCCTTTGTCCATGATGATTGCCGGAGCAATTCATCTCTGCAGCTTAATTGGGTTAAAATGGGTGATGACCTTCATCAGGTTGAGCTTTGA
- the LOC135636584 gene encoding protein transport protein SEC16B homolog isoform X2, whose amino-acid sequence MASPPPFSLADQTDEDFFDNLVNNDDLVFAGSVSEQATTEMGFSNMSIDDVGLALEDSRLGVSGLAATDGNRQENGVMQCPGSPKPRSLVVESSAIPISSDSFTSRVEVENFDSKDERQLEIPISAPLPARDNVVASGGSTETSSEFGSPGSSLGKNTGSKETAVKEVQWSAFRVDPPQFDSDGFGSYTDFSTENVGECGNKLEAEVDQKCSSADNSAADACSYFESIEQQDAQCYSLPSEQTPDVNEAQYWESLYPGWKFDVSTGQWYQINDYDAATTAEPENSNAMNEQQHDQDKVLAAGNGIIMDQCSEVSYYQQSANSVVAETAEDSSTGYVSNWNQDSYGSTEYPPNVVLDPQYPGWYYDTNIQQWHTLQSYTPAVLATTGTIHGHYSQVMGIHWDGSRSKSVEENMQQPEPVDEGIPDFNDNRQKINLYNTMGHAANCMDVQVGTRDLEPLSNYDFGSSNGATRLQNFLPTKNMDRVNQPKVDQSFQAYLSHGHQGNQMATYHSQRSMSYESPPCSSFSYALNEGRSSAGRPPHPLVAFGFGGKLILMKDASCCGSNLDYGRKDSIGGSISILGLMDILMKKTDDSTTITTKCSYFHALCQQSFPGPLIGGNASAKDVNKWIDDKIAHSLVDATEGELHRLLLSLLKILCQHYGKLRSPFSSDPSVEDTDGPASAITNLFASVSKNGTSSVQYGSITDCMQYLPTEGDIQNLLVFGRRKEALQCAQAGQLWGLALILAAQLGEKFYVETVKQMANHQFISGSPLRTLYLLIAGQPADVFSFKNSSDSSFPTSDNAPEQSMKVLSNGMLDDWEKHLAIITANRTKDDELVILHLGDCLWREKGKISAAHVCYLVAEANFESYSDSARMCLLGADHWKHPRTYASPDAIQRTELYEYSKVLGNSQFILLPFQPYKLVYAYMLAEVGKVSDSLRYCQASLKLLKSSSRTPVIEMWRSLFSSLEDRLRMHLQAGYSTNLDPAKLVGKLFTSIDRSIHRMIGTTPMPQSGTNGKEYNSVAPKVANSQSTMAMSSLIPSSSQENLNDWAINSRTMHSRSASEPDFGKALKQDKSVDSISPDSESKASSRLGRFGSQIFQRTVGWVSRSRSECQAKLGERNKFFYDEKLKRWVEEGVEPQPEEAYLPPPPTTVAHQNGISVNDTNSAFKSPTHNANGILETSYPSPLQHASGIPPISPGPNQFSARNRMGVRSRYVDTFNKDGGVFTNSFRSPSTPSVKPAVGATFFAPGTPATCDVTAGESTLGALLLSESSTTVDKEASFLSSSPPPIPLTVQHSPGMDTNTFSKKDAAAVLQNNKGSFSNGSPAPSWTGKYNTIFMPTMAGVNSSEDGSNVPSSFVHDDCRSNSSLQLNWVKMGDDLHQVEL is encoded by the exons ATGGCCTCTCCTCCTCCGTTCTCGTTGGCGGATCAAACCGATGAGGACTTCTTCGACAACCTCGtcaataatgatgatttggttttTGCTGGATCTGTTTCCGAACAGGCAACCACCGAAATGGGCTTTTCTAATATGAGCATCGATGATGTCGGTCTTGCATTGGAGGACTCGAGGCTGGGGGTTTCTGGATTGGCAGCGACAGATGGAAACCGTCAAGAAAATGGGGTCATGCAGTGTCCCGGATCTCCCAAACCCAGATCCTTGGTGGTGGAAAGCAGTGCAATTCCCATATCAAGTGATTCATTTACCTCTAGGGTGGAAGTTGAGAACTTTGATTCCAAGGACGAGCGACAACTGGAGATTCCCATATCGGCACCATTACCAGCTCGTGACAATGTGGTCGCATCTGGAGGTTCGACGGAGACCAGTTCGGAGTTCGGATCTCCAGGTTCGTCGCTGGGGAAGAATACTGGATCAAAGGAGACGGCTGTAAAGGAGGTGCAATGGAGTGCGTTCAGAGTTGATCCGCCGCAGTTTGATTCAGATGGATTTGGATCCTACACAGACTTCTCGACGGAGAATGTGGGTGAGTGCGGCAACAAGCTCGAAGCTGAAGTTGACCAAAAGTGTAGTTCTGCAGACAATTCAGCCGCTGATGCATGCTCATACTTCGAGTCCATTGAACAACAAGATGCTCAATGTTATAGCTTGCCGAGTGAACAAACTCCAGATGTGAATGAAGCTCAATACTGGGAGAGTCTCTATCCAGGTTGGAAGTTCGATGTTAGCACCGGTCAGTGGTATCAAATTAATGATTATGATGCAGCAACAACCGCTGAACCAGAAAACAGCAATGCAATGAATGAACAACAACATGATCAAGACAAAGTTTTGGCGGCTGGTAATGGAATTATTATGGACCAGTGTTCAGAGGTTTCTTACTATCAACAGTCTGCTAACTCGGTGGTGGCAGAAACAGCTGAGGATAGCTCCACTGGTTATGTTTCCAACTGGAATCAGGACTCTTATGGTAGCACTGAATATCCACCTAATGTGGTGTTAGATCCTCAATATCCTGGATGGTACTATGACACTAACATCCAGCAGTGGCACACACTTCAATCTTACACTCCGGCCGTTCTGGCAACAACTGGTACTATACATGGCCACTACAGCCAGGTTATGGGAATTCACTGGGATGGCTCTAGGAGTAAGTCTGTTGAAGAAAACATGCAACAACCTGAACCAGTGGATGAGGGCATCCCTGATTTCAATGACAATCGGCAGAAAATAAACTTATATAACACAATGGGTCATGCAGCAAACTGTATGGATGTCCAAGTAGGTACTAGGGACCTGGAACCACTGTCAAATTATGATTTCGGCAGTAGTAATGGTGCAACAAGGCTCCAGAACTTTCTGCCTACAAAGAATATGGACCGTGTTAATCAGCCAAAAGTTGACCAAAGCTTCCAGGCATACTTATCTCATGGGCATCAAGGCAATCAAATGGCAACCTACCATTCTCAGCGATCAATGAGCTATGAAAGTCCACCATGTTCTAGTTTTTCTTATGCTCTAAATGAAGGCAGATCCTCAGCTGGGCGTCCTCCGCATCCTTTGGTTGCTTTTGGTTTTGGTGGTAAACTCATTCTCATGAAAGATGCAAGCTGTTGTGGCTCAAACTTGGATTATGGAAGGAAG GATTCCATCGGGGGTTCAATCTCCATTCTGGGTTTAAtggatattttgatgaagaaaactGATGATTCAACCACCATAACTACTAAATGTAGTTATTTCCATGCATTGTGCCAGCAATCTTTTCCTGGTCCACTTATAGGTGGCAATGCCTCAGCAAAGGATGTGAACAAATGGATAGATGACAAAATAGCACATTCCTTGGTAGATGCTACTGAAGGAGAACTGCATAGGTTgcttctttcattgctgaaaataTTATGTCAACATTATGGGAAACTTCGATCTCCTTTCAGTTCTGACCCATCAGTTGAG GACACCGATGGTCCAGCATCTGCCATTACTAATCTTTTTGCATCTGTTAGCAAGAATGGTACTTCTTCGGTGCAGTATGGCTCTATCACAGACTGCATGCAGTACCTGCCTACTGAAGGTGATATACag AATCTTCTTGTTTTTGGTAGAAGGAAGGAGGCTCTTCAATGTGCACAAGCAGGCCAGTTGTGGGGACTTGCTCTTATTCTTGCAGCACAGCTTGGCGAGAAg TTTTATGTTGAAACTGTCAAGCAAATGGCTAATCATCAGTTCATATCTGGATCACCTTTGAGGACATTATACTTGCTTATTGCTGGACAACCTGCAGATGTATTTTCTTTCAAGAACTCCTCAGATAGTAGTTTTCCCACTTCTGATAATGCACCAGAACAGTCTATGAAG GTCCTTTCCAATGGAATGCTTGATGACTGGGAAAAACATCTAGCTATTATTACCGCAAATAGAACAAAAGATGATGAATTGGTAATACTTCATCTTGGAGATTGTTTGTGGAGGGAAAAAGGAAAG ATATCTGCTGCACACGTCTGCTACTTGGTTGCCGAGGCTAACTTTGAGTCATACTCTGACAGTGCAAGAATGTGCCTTCTTGGTGCAGATCACTGGAAGCATCCTCGCACATATGCCAGTCCTGATGCTATCCAG AGGACAGagttatatgaatattcaaaggtgcTTGGGAATTCCCAGTTCATCTTGTTACCATTTCAACCATATAAGCTTGTATATGCTTACATGCTTGCAGAAGTTGGGAAAGTTTCTGATTCCTTGAG GTATTGCCAGGCATCCTTGAAGCTGCTGAAAAGTTCTAGTCGCACACCTGTTATTGAGATGTGGAGATCGCTATTTTCATCTCTAGAGGATCGCTTGCGAATGCATCTGCAG GCTGGGTATAGCACAAATTTGGACCCTGCAAAACTTGTTGGTAAATTATTTACGTCAATTGATAGATCCATCCACCGCATGATTGGTACCACGCCAATGCCTCAGAGTGGCACAAATGGCAAAGAATATAATTCTGTTGCCCCAAAAGTAGCTAACAGCCAATCCACAATGGCCATGTCATCCTTAATTCCGTCAAGTTCCCAAGAAAACTTGAATGATTGGGCAATAAATAGCAGGACTATGCACAGCAGAAGTGCATCAGAGCCAGATTTTGGCAAAGCCTTAAAGCAG GACAAATCTGTGGATTCAATCTCACCTGACTCAGAGAGCAAAGCTTCATCACGTCTAGGCCGTTTTGGTTCTCAGATTTTTCAGAGGACCGTAGGGTGGGTCTCGAGATCTCGTTCAGAATGCCAG GCAAAATTGGGTGAAAGaaacaaatttttttatgatgaaaaactCAAGAGATGGGTGGAAGAGGGTGTTGAACCTCAACCTGAAGAAGCTTATTTACCTCCTCCTCCAACCACAGTTGCCCACCAAAATGGGATTTCTGTCAATGACACCAATAGTGCCTTTAAGAGCCCAACTCACAATGCTAATGGAATACTGGAAACCAGTTATCCTAGTCCATTACAACATGCTTCAGGGATCCCACCCATATCGCCTGGCCCAAACCAATTCTCAGCCCGCAACAGAATGGGTGTAAGATCTAG ATATGTCGACACATTCAACAAGGATGGAGGGGTCTTCACAAATTCATTCCGGTCACCCTCTACTCCATCTGTTAAGCCAGCAGTTGGTGCCACATTTTTTGCTCCTGGCACGCCTGCAACTTGTGATGTTACAGCAGGAGAAAGCACTTTAGGAGCTTTGTTGCTTTCTGAATCTTCTACTACAGTAGATAAGGAAgcatcatttttatcatcatcgCCACCACCGATACCTTTAACTGTGCAACATTCTCCTGGCATGGATACTAACACCTTCTCTAAAAAGGATGCAGCAGCAGTGCTGCAAAATAACAAGGGCTCATTCTCTAATGGTTCACCGGCACCATCATGGACTGGAAAGTACAACACCATTTTCATGCCTACGATGGCTGGAGTGAACTCCTCTGAAGATGGATCAAATGTGCCATCATCCTTTGTCCATGATGATTGCCGGAGCAATTCATCTCTGCAGCTTAATTGGGTTAAAATGGGTGATGACCTTCATCAGGTTGAGCTTTGA